One stretch of Anolis carolinensis isolate JA03-04 chromosome 3, rAnoCar3.1.pri, whole genome shotgun sequence DNA includes these proteins:
- the lamp3 gene encoding lysosome-associated membrane glycoprotein 3 translates to MIWKNLFVEFLLITANVLFCCGEMLNNGSKAKATQPFNSLLFLSNHLFTTPPQSKVEASFTRFVHGIAQPANQEAYSIQKEKVITDKPMPSSADKITDHTQEKTTVDPKMMSAKPTGQHIVYTVVKTTDVARGAGRQTEPLLDRIRSHTENRKTLATEMTTLQAGSPKVQKTATLIQPVVMANTNKTVSETGHIYTTQSATKRTTGIVHKNITSVVSTAPKPTTPVGPTLAPKLSPAATGTYRVLNGTANCIKALMGLTLIAKNRNTNQMEYFNIDPNATQTTGICGALLSVLKISFQDGFISFTFHKNGEEYYVSLVEATLTVPSEGVPYVGMKSDKLFSVQVGNCFKCASPQTLDMSEDLQLLVENSQLQAFDDIGDTFGTAEMCALDRNKKLIPITVTLSLVGLFIIVLVTCVIYRRKPISGYESI, encoded by the exons ATGATATGGAAGAATCTATTTGTGGAATTTCTTCTAATCACAGCCAATG taCTGTTCTGCTGTGGGGAAATGCTGAATAATGGGAGCAAAGCCAAGGCAACTCAGCCATTTAACTCCTTGCTGTTTCTTTCTAACCATCTTTTCACCACTCCTCCACAAAGTAAGGTAGAAGCTTCCTTCACACGGTTTGTTCATGGAATTGCACAACCGGCTAACCAAGAAGCATATTCAATTCAGAAAGAAAAAGTGATAACAGACAAACCAATGCCATCATCAGCTGACAAAATTACAGACCACACACAGGAAAAAACAACTGTTGATCCCAAGATGATGAGTGCAAAACCAACTGGTCAGCATATAGTATATACAGTGGTGAAAACTACTGATGTTGCCAGAGGGGCAGGAAGGCAAACTGAGCCATTGTTGGATCGGATCAGAAGTCATACAGAAAATAGAAAAACATTAGCTACTGAGATGACAACTTTGCAAGCTGGCTCTCCAAAAGTTCAGAAGACTGCAACTCTTATCCAACCAGTAGTTATGGCAAATACAAATAAGACTGTGTCTGAAACAGGTCACATCTATACCACACAATCCGCAACAAAAAGAACAACTGGCATTGTCCACAAGAATATAACATCAGTTGTGTCCACTGCTCCAAAGCCAACAACTCCAGTTGGTCCAACACTTGCTCCAAAGCTCTCTCCAGCTGCAACTGGGACATATAGGGTTCTTAATGGAACTGCAAATTGCATCAAAGCATTGATGGGCTTGACCCTGATAGCtaaaaacagaaataca AACCAAATGGAATATTTTAACATTGATCCAAATGCCACTCAAACAACTGGAATATGCGGAGCTTTGCTATCAGTGCTGAAAATCTCTTTCCAGGATGGTTTCATTAGCTTTACCTTTCACAAA AATGGAGAGGAATATTATGTCAGTTTGGTTGAAGCCACTTTAACAGTACCTTCTGAAG GTGTTCCATACGTTGGAATGAAAAGTGATAAGCTTTTCTCCGTTCAAGTGGGGAATTGCTTTAAATGTGCCAGCCCACAAACTTTGGACATGTCTGAGGATCTTCAGCTGCTGGTTGAGAATTCTCAGCTTCAAGCCTTCGATGATATTGGTGATACGTTTGGGACAG CGGAAATGTGTGCCCTTGACAGAAACAAGAAACTGATACCGATCACCGTGACCCTCAGTCTTGTAGGATTATTTATCATTGTGCTTGTCACCTGCGTGATCTACAGAAGAAAACCAATCAGTGGATATGAGAGTATCTGA